A section of the Saccharopolyspora gregorii genome encodes:
- a CDS encoding DUF6531 domain-containing protein: MARRPRGGNGDGGGDAPSRPSQRHGNIDASSSVSGAQDSIRQTAQAGRPGGGSGPASTSSTSAPPTSGRPTGPELGGSDVDSPNGTSPAGRNGAPDDSSINGNNRGADRERVPADQKNTCGDPIDIASGDMVLAQTDVELAGVLPLVLHRTHLSSYRVGRHFGPSWSSTLDQRLEVEGNEVSFAADDGTLLFYPLPADDSPVLPRTGPRRALTRTADGFTITDVEQGRTLHFGVGLGRAVLPLLAITDRNGHRIDVDRDAAGTPLEIRHSGGYRIRVDSEDGLITALHLREAADGDDLQLVRYGYTGRRLTEITNASGVPLTFTYDDAGRITSWTDRNGAWYRYGYDHEGRVVQADGSGGFFSGTMSYEDGVTRWTNSLGQQTTYHLNERGQTLREINPAGHEVRSEWDEFDRLLSRTDPLGRTVRYEYDEVGNLLAATRPDGSQTRFEYNELRLPTTVIAPDGTVSRREYDERGNLTRVLDPMGAVTTYAYDEHGHLTAITDALGGVRRVETDAAGLPLSIIDAAGATTRYERDGFGRASAVVDPLGGTTRFGWTVDGKPAWRTLPDGATERWIYDGEGNLRTHVDALGQATHTEVTHFDLPSAEVRPDGTRLEFGYDTELRLTSVTNEQGLVWRYDYDEAGNLVRETDFNGRQVAYRHDAAGQLLERTNGVGETTTFVRNVLGDVIERRTPGATTTFTYDLAGRLAEAMDGDTQIRFQRDATGRVLAESVNGRTVHSAYDALGRRVRRRTPSGAESAWEFNAAHQPTALHAGGRTLRFDYDAAGHETSRALGANAVLTQDWDANHQLLSQHITGATGHQVQQRSYRYRADGLLTGVNDTLTGPRTFELDRAGRVTAVQAGGWTERYTYDAAGNVTDAAWPVPAGSPDADAVGDREYSGTLVRRAGAVRYEHDDQGRMILRQRRRLSHKPDTWRYFWDADDRLTGVLTPDGSRWRYRYDPLGRRVAKQRLGPGDRVLEQVDFTWDGVVLAEQAHSGGVPGGPRFADLHVTVWDYEPGTFRPLAQRERAPLRHAPQQWVDQQFYSIITDLVGSPAELINDQGGVAWFHRTTLWGNTLDHSRTGAYTPLRFPGQYADPETGLNYNFHRHYDPSTGRYGSGDPLGLAAGPRPHGYVFNPQALVDPLGLTAEDSTRWVDPNTINFSQRTISGNDYAELMRQNKWDWNRSDAALHVLEVDGQLVTYDNRRLDAAREVGTPLVPVQQVNPNAPHPDSSKGMTWQEKFEQRFNDRRNKKAGGVVPDTGLRERPAKPGCNK, translated from the coding sequence GTGGCCAGGAGACCTCGCGGTGGGAACGGCGATGGTGGTGGTGATGCGCCGAGCAGGCCGTCGCAGCGGCACGGGAACATCGACGCGAGCAGCAGCGTCTCCGGCGCGCAGGACAGCATCCGGCAGACGGCGCAGGCCGGACGGCCCGGTGGGGGTTCGGGCCCGGCGTCGACGTCGAGCACGAGCGCGCCGCCCACCTCGGGCCGCCCGACCGGGCCGGAGCTCGGCGGATCCGACGTCGACTCGCCGAACGGCACGTCCCCGGCGGGCCGCAACGGCGCCCCGGACGACTCGTCGATCAACGGCAACAACCGCGGCGCCGACCGGGAACGGGTTCCCGCGGACCAGAAGAACACCTGCGGCGACCCGATCGACATCGCCAGCGGCGACATGGTGCTCGCGCAGACCGACGTGGAGCTGGCGGGCGTGCTGCCGCTGGTGCTGCACCGGACGCACCTGTCGTCGTACCGGGTGGGGCGGCACTTCGGCCCGAGCTGGTCGTCCACGCTGGACCAGCGCTTGGAGGTCGAGGGGAACGAGGTGTCGTTCGCCGCCGACGACGGCACGCTGCTGTTCTACCCGCTGCCCGCCGACGATTCGCCGGTGCTGCCGCGCACCGGCCCGCGCCGCGCGTTGACCCGCACCGCGGACGGCTTCACGATCACCGATGTCGAGCAGGGCCGCACGCTGCACTTCGGCGTCGGCCTCGGGCGCGCGGTGCTGCCGCTGCTGGCGATCACCGACCGCAACGGGCACCGCATCGACGTCGACCGGGACGCGGCCGGAACTCCGCTGGAGATCCGCCACAGCGGCGGCTACCGCATCCGGGTCGACTCCGAGGACGGCCTGATCACCGCGCTGCACCTGCGGGAGGCGGCTGACGGCGACGACCTCCAGCTGGTGCGCTACGGCTACACCGGCCGCAGGCTCACCGAGATCACCAACGCCTCCGGCGTGCCGCTGACGTTCACCTACGACGACGCGGGCCGGATCACGAGCTGGACCGACCGCAACGGCGCCTGGTACCGCTACGGCTACGACCACGAGGGCCGGGTCGTGCAGGCCGACGGTTCCGGCGGCTTCTTCAGCGGCACGATGTCCTACGAGGACGGGGTGACCCGCTGGACGAACTCGCTGGGGCAGCAGACCACCTACCACCTCAACGAACGCGGCCAGACGCTCCGCGAGATCAATCCCGCCGGCCACGAGGTCCGCTCCGAGTGGGACGAGTTCGACCGGCTGCTGTCCCGGACCGATCCGCTCGGACGCACCGTGCGCTACGAGTACGACGAGGTCGGCAACCTGCTGGCCGCGACCCGCCCCGACGGTTCGCAGACCCGCTTCGAGTACAACGAGCTGCGGCTGCCGACCACGGTGATCGCCCCGGACGGCACCGTGTCCCGCCGCGAGTACGACGAGCGCGGAAACCTCACGCGGGTGCTGGACCCGATGGGCGCGGTGACGACCTACGCCTACGACGAGCACGGCCACCTCACCGCGATCACCGACGCGCTGGGCGGGGTGCGGCGCGTTGAAACGGACGCGGCCGGGCTGCCGCTCTCGATCATCGATGCCGCGGGGGCGACGACCCGGTACGAGCGGGACGGCTTCGGCCGCGCGTCGGCCGTGGTCGATCCGCTCGGCGGCACGACCCGGTTCGGCTGGACCGTCGACGGCAAACCCGCGTGGCGCACCCTGCCGGACGGCGCCACGGAGCGCTGGATCTACGACGGTGAGGGCAACCTCCGCACCCACGTCGACGCGCTCGGCCAAGCCACCCACACCGAGGTCACCCACTTCGACCTGCCCTCGGCGGAGGTGCGTCCCGACGGCACTCGCCTGGAGTTCGGCTACGACACCGAACTGCGGCTGACCAGCGTCACCAACGAGCAGGGGCTCGTCTGGCGCTACGACTACGACGAGGCCGGGAACCTCGTGCGCGAGACCGACTTCAACGGCCGCCAGGTCGCCTACCGGCACGACGCGGCCGGGCAGCTGCTGGAACGCACCAACGGCGTCGGCGAGACCACCACGTTCGTGCGCAACGTCCTCGGCGACGTCATCGAACGCCGCACCCCCGGCGCCACGACCACGTTCACCTACGACCTGGCCGGGCGCCTCGCCGAGGCGATGGACGGCGACACCCAGATCCGCTTCCAGCGCGACGCGACTGGGCGGGTGCTCGCGGAGAGCGTCAACGGCCGCACCGTGCACTCCGCCTACGACGCCCTCGGCCGGCGGGTGCGGCGGAGGACGCCGTCCGGGGCGGAGAGCGCGTGGGAGTTCAACGCCGCCCACCAGCCCACCGCGCTGCACGCGGGCGGCCGGACGCTGCGCTTCGACTACGACGCCGCCGGGCACGAGACCTCCCGCGCGCTCGGCGCGAACGCCGTGCTCACCCAGGACTGGGACGCCAACCACCAGCTGCTGTCGCAGCACATCACCGGAGCCACCGGGCACCAGGTCCAGCAGCGCTCCTACCGCTACCGGGCCGACGGCCTGCTCACCGGCGTCAACGACACCCTCACCGGCCCCCGCACCTTCGAGCTGGACCGCGCGGGCCGCGTCACCGCCGTGCAGGCCGGCGGCTGGACCGAGCGCTACACCTACGACGCCGCCGGGAACGTCACCGACGCGGCGTGGCCGGTGCCCGCGGGTTCGCCGGACGCCGATGCCGTCGGCGATCGCGAGTACTCCGGCACCCTGGTGCGCCGAGCGGGTGCGGTGCGCTACGAGCACGACGACCAGGGCCGCATGATCCTCCGCCAGCGCAGGCGGCTGTCGCACAAACCCGACACCTGGCGGTACTTCTGGGACGCCGACGACCGGCTGACCGGAGTGCTCACCCCCGACGGCTCCCGCTGGCGCTACCGCTACGACCCGCTGGGCCGCCGCGTCGCCAAGCAACGCCTCGGGCCCGGCGACCGGGTGCTGGAGCAGGTCGACTTCACCTGGGACGGGGTGGTGTTGGCCGAGCAGGCGCACAGCGGTGGTGTGCCCGGCGGTCCTCGGTTCGCCGACCTGCACGTGACGGTCTGGGACTACGAGCCCGGCACGTTCCGCCCGCTGGCCCAGCGCGAACGGGCGCCGCTGCGCCACGCGCCGCAGCAGTGGGTGGACCAGCAGTTCTACTCGATCATCACGGACCTGGTCGGTTCACCCGCGGAGCTGATCAACGATCAGGGTGGAGTGGCGTGGTTCCACCGGACGACGTTGTGGGGCAACACCCTCGACCACAGCCGCACCGGCGCCTACACGCCCTTGCGCTTCCCGGGCCAGTACGCCGACCCGGAAACCGGCCTCAACTACAACTTCCACCGCCACTACGACCCGAGCACGGGGCGGTACGGCAGTGGGGACCCGCTGGGGTTGGCGGCGGGGCCTAGGCCCCACGGTTATGTATTCAATCCTCAGGCCCTCGTTGACCCCTTGGGGTTGACGGCGGAGGATTCTACTAGGTGGGTTGACCCAAACACGATTAACTTTTCCCAGCGCACCATTTCCGGCAATGACTACGCTGAACTGATGCGGCAGAATAAGTGGGATTGGAATCGGTCTGATGCTGCGCTGCATGTGCTTGAGGTGGACGGGCAGCTGGTAACGTATGACAATCGAAGGCTTGATGCTGCTCGTGAGGTGGGCACTCCACTTGTTCCAGTGCAGCAGGTCAACCCCAATGCTCCTCATCCTGACAGCAGTAAGGGGATGACTTGGCAAGAAAAGTTTGAGCAGCGATTCAACGATCGAAGAAACAAGAAGGCTGGTGGCGTGGTTCCTGACACGGGCCTTCGGGAAAGGCCAGCGAAGCCGGGGTGTAACAAGTGA
- a CDS encoding helix-turn-helix domain-containing protein produces MAATPKARALGIAVRKIRNERQVTLRELGERIGRHSGEISRWENGERPFTPERVAQILGALDVNGTRFQEIVSLAYETKNPPWVATALPEREQQLSALIDFEQAATRITAVSPLLVPGLLQDTGYIRAIMGAGGVPSSEVSARVALRLGRREVLTRTDPVAMRAFLGEAVLHQIVGDAGTMAAQLRHLVDSARRPNVELRVVPFRSGWQPALEGAFTLLESEVSTPIVQLENRRSTLFLHEDDDIRAYRQAVDHLDDIALGAAETSRAMTRRIQSLERM; encoded by the coding sequence GTGGCAGCGACTCCGAAAGCACGTGCGCTGGGCATCGCCGTGCGCAAGATCCGCAACGAACGCCAGGTGACGTTGCGCGAGTTAGGGGAGCGGATCGGACGCCACTCCGGCGAGATCTCGCGCTGGGAGAACGGGGAGCGCCCGTTCACCCCGGAGCGGGTTGCGCAGATCCTCGGGGCGTTGGACGTCAACGGGACGCGGTTCCAGGAGATCGTGTCGCTGGCTTACGAGACGAAGAATCCGCCGTGGGTGGCGACGGCGTTGCCCGAGCGGGAGCAGCAGCTGTCGGCTTTGATCGACTTCGAACAGGCCGCGACCCGGATCACTGCGGTGTCTCCGTTGTTGGTGCCGGGTCTGTTGCAGGACACGGGCTACATCCGGGCGATCATGGGCGCGGGCGGAGTGCCGTCGAGCGAGGTGTCCGCGCGGGTGGCGCTGCGGCTGGGGCGCCGCGAAGTCCTCACCCGCACGGATCCGGTGGCCATGCGGGCTTTCCTCGGCGAGGCGGTGCTGCACCAGATCGTCGGCGACGCCGGGACCATGGCGGCGCAGCTGCGGCATCTCGTCGACAGCGCACGGCGTCCGAACGTCGAGCTGCGCGTGGTTCCGTTCCGCAGCGGCTGGCAACCGGCGCTGGAAGGCGCGTTCACACTGCTCGAATCGGAGGTGTCCACGCCGATCGTGCAGTTGGAGAACCGCCGTTCCACCTTGTTCCTGCACGAGGACGACGACATCAGGGCGTACCGTCAGGCCGTTGACCACCTGGACGACATCGCCCTCGGTGCGGCGGAAACGAGCAGGGCCATGACCCGACGGATCCAGAGTCTGGAGCGAATGTGA
- a CDS encoding DUF397 domain-containing protein: MSEQRRWLKSSRSQNGSDCVEVSADLRRVRDSKDPAGPFLQVDVPAFTEAVKRGRFDRR, from the coding sequence ATGAGTGAGCAGCGGCGTTGGTTGAAGTCCAGCCGGAGTCAGAACGGTTCGGACTGTGTTGAGGTGTCGGCGGATCTTCGTCGGGTGCGGGATTCGAAGGACCCGGCGGGGCCGTTCTTACAGGTCGACGTGCCCGCGTTCACGGAGGCGGTCAAGCGAGGTCGCTTCGACCGGCGGTGA
- a CDS encoding TRAP transporter permease has translation MGVAVWALITYIAIIVVWNTVLKRNIGEAMLVGFVAVCLFGGGDALELARAGLDEALSEEVVFAALAFVFMGYLMTELGLIDRQVTLLNSVFGRLRGGSAYVSTSAAALLGGPAGSGSGIAASVGSVTIPWMIRSRWRPDLAASLVAGNAGLGISIPPSSSMFLLLGSAAVAPVLSADQLIVAAFAGGLWTVLYRFVVVFIWVRRFRIEKISGEDIAPLRIALKEGFSSLLVYAGIAIPVVLTLDFGVRFLESRVGDAAGDISVIVWIPVLTILATLLVAWRRLPRTGREWSAHLGNMASRYAVIGATLLFAFAASASLGELGLVEQLTAIMEGFEAPLWIVASVVGLLLVVIAAPLTGTATIAAVGGVAFSALTAAGAPPAAAATAVLIFASTEGASPPGAAPIYIATGIAGVDPSRTFLRLILWFVLPVLAIGVLVATGLLPVPA, from the coding sequence GTGGGCGTAGCAGTGTGGGCACTCATCACCTACATCGCGATCATCGTCGTCTGGAACACCGTCCTGAAGCGCAACATCGGCGAAGCGATGCTCGTCGGATTCGTCGCCGTGTGCCTGTTCGGCGGCGGTGACGCGCTGGAACTCGCTCGCGCGGGGCTGGACGAAGCGCTCTCCGAGGAGGTCGTGTTCGCCGCGCTGGCGTTCGTGTTCATGGGCTACCTGATGACCGAGCTCGGCCTCATCGACCGGCAGGTCACGTTGCTCAACTCCGTGTTCGGCAGGCTCCGGGGAGGTTCCGCGTACGTGTCGACCTCGGCGGCGGCCCTGCTCGGCGGCCCCGCCGGCTCCGGCTCCGGTATCGCCGCCTCCGTCGGATCGGTGACGATCCCGTGGATGATCCGGTCGCGCTGGCGGCCCGACCTGGCGGCGTCGCTGGTGGCGGGCAACGCCGGGCTGGGGATCTCCATCCCGCCGAGCTCGTCGATGTTCCTGCTGCTGGGCTCGGCGGCGGTGGCGCCGGTGCTCAGCGCGGACCAGCTCATCGTCGCGGCGTTCGCCGGTGGGCTGTGGACGGTGCTGTACCGGTTCGTCGTGGTGTTCATCTGGGTCCGCCGGTTCCGGATCGAGAAGATCTCCGGGGAGGACATCGCGCCGTTGCGGATCGCGTTGAAGGAGGGGTTCAGCTCGCTGCTGGTGTACGCGGGCATCGCGATCCCGGTCGTGCTGACGCTCGACTTCGGCGTGCGGTTCCTGGAATCCCGCGTCGGCGACGCGGCGGGCGACATCAGCGTGATCGTGTGGATCCCGGTGCTCACCATCCTCGCGACGCTGCTCGTGGCGTGGCGGCGGTTGCCCCGCACGGGACGCGAGTGGAGCGCGCACCTCGGGAACATGGCTTCGCGCTACGCCGTCATCGGCGCCACCCTGCTGTTCGCCTTCGCGGCGTCGGCCAGCCTGGGCGAGCTGGGACTGGTCGAGCAGCTCACCGCGATCATGGAAGGGTTCGAGGCTCCACTGTGGATCGTCGCCTCGGTCGTCGGGCTGCTGCTGGTGGTGATCGCGGCACCGCTGACCGGCACCGCCACCATCGCCGCGGTCGGCGGCGTCGCCTTCAGCGCTCTGACCGCCGCCGGAGCACCCCCGGCCGCCGCGGCCACCGCCGTCCTCATCTTCGCCTCGACCGAGGGGGCGTCGCCGCCCGGTGCCGCGCCGATCTACATCGCCACCGGCATCGCAGGCGTCGACCCGTCCCGCACGTTCCTGCGGCTCATCCTCTGGTTCGTGCTGCCCGTCCTGGCCATCGGCGTGCTCGTCGCGACCGGCCTGCTCCCCGTTCCCGCATGA
- a CDS encoding HpcH/HpaI aldolase/citrate lyase family protein, which yields MTPPVCSLYVPGDRPERFGKAAASGADVVILDLEDAVGAEHKDVAREHVRAHLAERRPGPELHVRINDPATERGRADLAALAECPGLDAVRVPKIHGARDLAVVDEAFGTRPTPVQALLESARGLADAAAICAHPRVAGVGLGEQDLAAELSITDERAFDHLRLQLVLAAAAAGLPPVAMSVHADVHDEAGLRASCAHGRSLGMFGRSAIHPRQVSVIRDAFRPTPEEVARAGEVVAAAEHHGGEGALALPDGRFVDAPVIAKARSVLALADRLGERG from the coding sequence ATGACGCCGCCGGTGTGCTCCCTCTACGTGCCCGGCGATCGTCCGGAGCGGTTCGGCAAGGCCGCGGCCAGCGGCGCCGACGTGGTGATCCTCGACCTGGAGGACGCGGTCGGCGCGGAACACAAGGACGTCGCGCGCGAGCACGTCCGCGCGCACCTGGCCGAGCGCAGGCCGGGTCCGGAGCTGCACGTGCGGATCAACGATCCCGCCACGGAACGCGGTCGCGCGGACCTCGCCGCGCTCGCCGAGTGCCCGGGCCTGGACGCGGTGCGGGTCCCGAAGATCCACGGCGCCCGGGACCTCGCCGTCGTCGACGAGGCCTTCGGCACCCGGCCGACACCGGTGCAGGCGCTGCTGGAATCCGCGCGCGGCCTCGCCGACGCGGCGGCGATCTGCGCGCACCCCAGGGTCGCCGGGGTCGGGCTGGGCGAGCAGGACCTCGCGGCGGAGCTGTCCATCACCGACGAACGCGCCTTCGACCACCTCCGGCTCCAGCTGGTGCTGGCCGCCGCGGCGGCCGGCCTGCCCCCGGTGGCGATGTCGGTGCACGCGGACGTCCACGACGAGGCGGGGCTGCGGGCGTCCTGCGCGCACGGCAGATCCCTCGGCATGTTCGGGCGTTCCGCCATCCACCCCCGCCAGGTCTCCGTCATCCGGGACGCGTTCCGGCCGACGCCCGAGGAGGTCGCCCGTGCCGGTGAGGTCGTCGCGGCGGCCGAGCACCACGGCGGCGAGGGCGCGCTGGCGCTGCCCGACGGCCGGTTCGTCGACGCGCCCGTCATCGCCAAGGCCCGCAGCGTCCTCGCGCTGGCGGACCGGCTCGGCGAACGCGGCTGA
- a CDS encoding CaiB/BaiF CoA transferase family protein gives MEHPTRGDPARGHGASADGVGLWWKTLARGKRTAAVNLSTPEGQRIIRELCADADVLVENFRPGTLERWGLSPDDLRAINPRLVVARMTGFGQHGPMSRQPGFGTLAEAMSGFAASTGEPDGPPVLPPLAMADGIAGLAMAYAIMVALRARDETGHGQVIDMAIIEPIVSILGPQMTAYKMLGTIPPRTGNRSSSNAPRNTYRTRDGRWVAVSTSAQAIAERVMHLVGRPDLAEQPWFQHGRGRVEHVDELDSAVATWIAERDAGEVIDAFEQAQAAIALVYDVSDIAQDPQYAALETFVELDDEELGATTVQNVLFRLSDTPGEVRWLGPPLGKHTDDVLAELSYSPERIAELRESGVVA, from the coding sequence ATCGAGCACCCGACCCGCGGTGACCCGGCGCGCGGCCACGGAGCTTCCGCCGACGGCGTCGGCCTCTGGTGGAAGACCCTGGCGCGCGGCAAGCGGACCGCCGCCGTGAACCTCTCCACCCCCGAGGGCCAGCGGATCATCCGCGAGCTCTGCGCCGACGCCGACGTGCTCGTCGAGAACTTCCGGCCCGGAACCCTCGAACGGTGGGGGCTCTCCCCCGACGACCTCCGAGCGATCAACCCGCGGCTGGTGGTCGCCCGGATGACCGGGTTCGGCCAGCACGGCCCGATGTCGCGGCAGCCCGGCTTCGGCACGCTCGCCGAGGCGATGAGCGGGTTCGCCGCGTCCACCGGTGAACCGGACGGGCCACCGGTGCTGCCGCCGCTGGCGATGGCCGACGGCATCGCGGGGCTCGCCATGGCCTACGCGATCATGGTGGCGCTGCGGGCCAGGGACGAGACCGGGCACGGCCAGGTCATCGACATGGCCATCATCGAGCCGATCGTGAGCATCCTCGGCCCGCAGATGACCGCGTACAAGATGCTCGGCACCATCCCGCCGCGGACCGGCAACCGATCCAGCAGCAACGCTCCGCGCAACACCTACCGCACCCGCGACGGCCGCTGGGTCGCGGTCTCCACCAGCGCGCAGGCCATCGCCGAACGCGTCATGCACCTGGTCGGGCGGCCGGACCTGGCGGAACAACCGTGGTTCCAGCACGGACGCGGGCGGGTGGAGCACGTCGACGAGCTGGACTCCGCCGTCGCCACCTGGATCGCCGAACGGGACGCGGGCGAGGTGATCGACGCGTTCGAGCAGGCCCAAGCGGCGATCGCGCTCGTCTACGACGTCTCCGACATCGCGCAGGACCCGCAGTACGCGGCGCTGGAGACCTTCGTCGAGCTCGACGACGAGGAACTCGGCGCCACCACCGTGCAGAACGTGCTGTTCCGGCTGTCCGACACGCCCGGCGAAGTGCGCTGGCTCGGCCCACCGCTGGGCAAGCACACCGACGACGTGCTCGCCGAACTGTCCTACTCGCCCGAGCGGATCGCCGAGCTGCGGGAGAGCGGGGTCGTGGCATGA
- a CDS encoding GntR family transcriptional regulator, whose translation MRAVVEGLGAKLAAERITADQLDELRRIHRSMVEDAERGGHELLGEQSRRFHLLITDIGGPAFLGRQARAIRNSYPVPANASLWLEPERARGHLDAHRRIIDALAAQDGATAERIMIEHVRFSGGYRADRQG comes from the coding sequence GTGCGGGCCGTCGTCGAAGGCCTCGGCGCCAAGCTCGCCGCCGAGCGGATCACCGCCGACCAGCTCGACGAGCTCCGCCGGATCCACCGCTCGATGGTCGAGGACGCCGAGCGGGGCGGCCACGAGCTGCTGGGCGAGCAGAGCCGCCGGTTCCACCTGCTGATCACCGACATCGGCGGCCCGGCGTTCCTCGGCAGGCAGGCCCGCGCCATCCGCAACAGCTACCCGGTGCCGGCGAACGCCTCGCTGTGGCTGGAACCGGAACGCGCGCGCGGCCACCTCGACGCGCACCGGCGGATCATCGACGCGCTGGCGGCCCAGGACGGCGCGACCGCCGAGCGGATCATGATCGAACACGTCCGGTTCAGCGGCGGCTACCGGGCGGACCGCCAGGGCTGA
- a CDS encoding alpha/beta fold hydrolase, with protein sequence MPELDFADARLHYRLAGNPGGPALLLLQGQANSQRWWNEVRTDFEDTYRTITVDYRGTGDTAAPDADWTTRSFAADAAEVLRAAGVARAHVYGTSMGGRIAQWLAIDRPELVDRLVLGCTTPGGEHAVERDQQVRRSLLNPDPAQRRRALFELMYTGAWTGSPEDSTVLGDPTMTAAAARRHLRMSARHDAWDRLPEIQAPTLVLHGDEDLLAPVVNAELLAQRIPHAALHVLPGARHAYFDEFRAEASRSVRDFLAAAGS encoded by the coding sequence ATGCCCGAACTCGACTTCGCCGACGCCCGCCTGCACTACCGGCTCGCCGGGAACCCCGGCGGACCGGCGCTGCTCCTGCTGCAGGGCCAGGCGAACTCGCAGCGGTGGTGGAACGAGGTGCGCACCGACTTCGAGGACACCTACCGGACGATCACCGTCGACTACCGGGGAACCGGGGATACCGCCGCACCCGATGCGGACTGGACGACCCGCTCGTTCGCCGCCGACGCCGCCGAGGTGCTGCGCGCCGCCGGGGTCGCCCGCGCGCACGTGTACGGCACGTCGATGGGCGGCCGGATCGCGCAGTGGCTCGCCATCGACCGGCCCGAGCTGGTGGACCGGCTGGTGCTCGGCTGCACCACGCCCGGCGGCGAGCACGCGGTCGAGCGCGACCAGCAGGTGCGGCGCTCGCTGCTGAACCCGGACCCGGCGCAGCGGCGGCGCGCGCTGTTCGAGCTGATGTACACCGGCGCGTGGACGGGTTCCCCGGAGGACAGCACCGTGCTCGGCGACCCGACCATGACGGCCGCCGCCGCGCGACGGCACCTGCGGATGAGCGCGCGGCACGACGCGTGGGACCGGCTCCCCGAGATCCAGGCGCCCACCCTCGTCCTGCACGGCGACGAGGACCTGCTGGCCCCGGTCGTCAACGCGGAACTGCTGGCGCAGCGCATCCCGCACGCCGCGCTGCACGTGCTGCCCGGCGCCCGGCACGCCTACTTCGACGAGTTCCGCGCGGAGGCGTCCCGGTCGGTCCGCGACTTCCTCGCCGCGGCGGGTTCCTAG
- a CDS encoding cold-shock protein → MVNGKVVRFDDDRGYGFLAPDDGGEDVFVHANDIQDSKQQFRPGARVEFAIEAGDRGLKASQVRLLEPAADAESRAPRREQEDDGLCDVLSVPEFRTELTEALLEAAPTLTAAQIVQVRRKVTDIARRHNWIEA, encoded by the coding sequence ATGGTGAACGGCAAGGTCGTCCGGTTCGACGACGATCGCGGCTACGGCTTCCTCGCGCCCGACGACGGCGGCGAGGACGTCTTCGTGCACGCGAACGACATCCAGGACTCCAAGCAGCAGTTCCGGCCGGGCGCCCGCGTCGAGTTCGCCATCGAAGCGGGCGATCGCGGCCTGAAGGCCTCGCAGGTGCGGCTGCTCGAACCGGCGGCCGACGCGGAATCCCGCGCGCCGCGCCGCGAGCAGGAGGACGACGGGCTGTGCGACGTGCTGTCCGTGCCCGAGTTCCGCACCGAACTCACCGAGGCGCTGCTGGAAGCCGCCCCCACCCTCACCGCCGCGCAGATCGTCCAGGTGCGCCGCAAGGTGACCGACATCGCGCGCAGGCACAACTGGATCGAAGCCTGA
- a CDS encoding MarR family winged helix-turn-helix transcriptional regulator, whose protein sequence is MPRPPLTLYLVKRLELVIRALLDDVLRPLGLTTLQYTALTVLQNRGALSSAQLARRSFLRPQTMHEMVLTLEKRGLITRGPDVHNKRVLLASLTEAGSELLAECAPAVLKLEDELLADLSPGQRETFREGLEHGITALAAVSEVRRA, encoded by the coding sequence ATCCCGCGTCCACCGTTGACGTTGTACCTGGTCAAGCGCCTCGAACTGGTGATCCGGGCGCTGCTGGACGACGTGCTGCGCCCGCTCGGGCTCACCACGCTGCAGTACACCGCGCTGACCGTGCTGCAGAACCGGGGCGCGCTGTCCTCGGCGCAGCTGGCGCGCCGCTCGTTCCTGCGGCCGCAGACGATGCACGAAATGGTGCTGACGCTGGAGAAGCGCGGCCTGATCACGCGCGGTCCGGACGTGCACAACAAGCGGGTGCTGCTGGCCTCGCTCACCGAAGCCGGCTCGGAGCTGCTGGCCGAGTGCGCGCCGGCCGTGCTGAAGCTGGAGGACGAGCTGCTCGCCGATCTCAGTCCCGGGCAGCGCGAAACGTTCCGCGAGGGCTTGGAGCACGGGATCACCGCGCTCGCGGCGGTGTCCGAGGTGCGCCGCGCCTAG